Proteins from one Syntrophaceae bacterium genomic window:
- a CDS encoding enoyl-CoA hydratase/isomerase family protein produces the protein MATMNLTKEGSVYVLTLTNGVEQNTMTLDWTAEFQAALDEVAAAEGNAALMVTSDDPKFWSNGINLPWLLAQPKDCFPKLAKQLDDLFVRIALLDMPTVACLVGHTFAGAAVMSTCFDFRLMREDRGFFCFSEVDVRVPFTPLMHEMISTLADYPSLRELMLTGKRIAGPEALAMKVVSAIYTGDVLPAKAMELADFLSKKDRATYTSIKRGLRKGLVAMVEAQKK, from the coding sequence ATGGCCACAATGAACCTGACAAAGGAAGGATCCGTTTACGTCCTCACCCTGACGAACGGAGTGGAACAGAACACCATGACCCTGGACTGGACCGCCGAATTCCAGGCCGCCCTGGACGAAGTCGCGGCGGCCGAGGGAAACGCGGCCTTGATGGTCACGAGCGACGACCCGAAATTCTGGAGCAACGGGATCAACCTGCCCTGGCTCCTCGCCCAGCCCAAGGACTGCTTCCCGAAGCTGGCGAAGCAGCTCGACGACCTGTTCGTGCGGATCGCCCTCTTGGACATGCCCACGGTGGCCTGCCTCGTGGGGCACACCTTCGCCGGGGCGGCCGTCATGTCCACCTGCTTCGACTTCCGCCTCATGCGGGAGGACCGGGGCTTCTTCTGCTTTTCCGAGGTGGACGTCCGGGTCCCCTTCACGCCCCTGATGCACGAGATGATTTCCACCCTGGCGGATTACCCCAGCCTGCGGGAGCTGATGCTGACGGGGAAGCGGATCGCCGGGCCCGAGGCCCTGGCCATGAAGGTCGTCTCGGCGATCTACACGGGCGACGTCCTGCCGGCGAAGGCCATGGAACTTGCTGATTTCCTGTCCAAGAAGGACCGGGCGACCTACACCTCCATCAAGCGGGGTCTCCGGAAGGGGCTCGTCGCCATGGTGGAGGCGCAGAAGAAATAG
- a CDS encoding aspartate aminotransferase family protein, which produces MASRTNDDHVFYRSPAKFYPTVERGEGVYLWDSDGKRYLDGSGGAVVASIGHGIREIAAAAAVQMEKVTFVHGSQFTSRPAMDLAERLVGMASPRLERVYYCSIGSEAVETAVKMVRQYQVDRGKPSKYKVISRWTSFHGNSLGALSLGGHTGRRKYYLPLFPHTPHIPPAYCYRCPWGREPDSCSLECADELERAILYEGPDAVSAFIAEPVVGATAGCLVPKDGYFQRIREICDRYDVLLIADEVMTGVGRTGRNFALEHWGVVPDLIVCAKGLSAGYHPVNVVIAKGEIHRVIREATGTFVHGHTYSQNPLGCAVALAVLDYMDAHGLVKRSAVLGAYLLEKLQVLRRHPMVGDIRGLGLFAGVELVKDRETKETFAPAQKVNALVGSRAFAKGLITYPGGGGADGVRGDHILLAPPFIITEAQIDDLVAVLDEAIGEVAAELK; this is translated from the coding sequence ATGGCGAGCCGGACGAACGACGACCACGTTTTCTACCGGAGCCCCGCGAAGTTCTATCCCACGGTGGAGCGGGGCGAGGGCGTCTACCTCTGGGACAGCGACGGGAAACGGTACCTCGACGGCTCCGGCGGAGCCGTGGTGGCCTCCATCGGCCACGGCATCCGGGAGATTGCCGCGGCCGCGGCGGTCCAGATGGAGAAGGTCACCTTCGTCCACGGCAGCCAGTTCACGAGCCGTCCCGCCATGGATCTGGCAGAGCGGCTGGTCGGGATGGCATCCCCCAGGCTGGAGCGGGTCTACTACTGCTCCATCGGCTCCGAGGCGGTGGAGACGGCCGTCAAAATGGTCCGGCAGTACCAGGTGGACCGGGGGAAGCCCTCGAAATACAAGGTCATCTCCCGCTGGACCAGCTTCCACGGCAACTCCCTGGGCGCCCTGTCCCTGGGGGGCCACACGGGACGGCGGAAGTATTACCTGCCCCTGTTCCCCCACACGCCCCACATCCCCCCGGCCTACTGCTACCGGTGCCCCTGGGGCCGGGAGCCCGACTCGTGCTCCCTGGAATGCGCCGACGAGCTGGAGCGGGCCATCCTGTACGAGGGACCGGACGCCGTGTCGGCCTTCATCGCCGAGCCCGTTGTCGGGGCCACCGCGGGCTGCCTCGTACCGAAGGACGGCTATTTTCAGAGAATCCGGGAAATCTGCGACCGCTACGACGTGCTCCTGATCGCCGACGAGGTCATGACCGGGGTCGGCCGGACGGGGCGGAACTTCGCCCTCGAACACTGGGGCGTCGTCCCGGACCTGATCGTCTGCGCCAAGGGGCTCTCGGCGGGCTACCATCCCGTCAACGTGGTCATTGCCAAGGGAGAGATCCACCGGGTCATCCGGGAGGCCACGGGGACCTTCGTCCACGGCCACACCTATAGCCAGAACCCCCTGGGATGCGCCGTCGCCCTGGCGGTCCTCGACTACATGGACGCCCACGGCCTGGTGAAGCGATCCGCCGTCCTGGGGGCGTATCTCCTCGAAAAGCTCCAGGTTCTCCGCCGGCACCCCATGGTCGGGGACATCCGGGGTCTGGGACTCTTCGCCGGGGTGGAACTGGTGAAGGACCGGGAGACGAAGGAGACCTTCGCGCCGGCGCAGAAGGTCAACGCTCTCGTCGGGAGCCGGGCCTTCGCGAAGGGCCTCATCACCTATCCCGGTGGAGGCGGTGCCGACGGCGTCCGCGGCGACCACATCCTCCTGGCTCCGCCCTTCATCATCACGGAGGCCCAGATCGACGACCTGGTCGCCGTGCTCGACGAGGCGATCGGCGAGGTGGCGGCGGAACTGAAATAG
- a CDS encoding DUF488 domain-containing protein: MQVYTIGHSNHSWAEFLRLLQNHGIDAVADVRSQPYSRHSPHFSRSELQPKLKGAGIAYAFLGRELGARSENPEHYTNGKVRFDRLARDEPFRQGIERVLKGIETYRVVLLCAEKDPLDCHRTVLVGRHLRKRGVEVLHILADGSIEPQQETERRMLERLGIPETDMFRSREEILEDAYARRGRQIAYEKVTDGAAGGNS, encoded by the coding sequence ATGCAGGTTTACACCATCGGCCATTCGAACCACTCATGGGCGGAATTTCTCCGATTGCTTCAAAACCACGGCATTGACGCCGTTGCGGACGTCCGGTCCCAACCTTACAGCCGCCATTCTCCCCATTTCAGCAGGAGCGAGCTTCAGCCGAAATTGAAGGGGGCAGGAATCGCGTATGCCTTCCTTGGCCGTGAGCTTGGGGCGCGGAGCGAAAACCCGGAACACTACACGAACGGCAAGGTTCGCTTCGACCGGCTGGCCCGGGATGAACCATTCCGGCAAGGCATCGAACGTGTCCTGAAGGGAATCGAAACGTATCGCGTTGTCCTGCTGTGCGCGGAGAAGGATCCCCTGGACTGTCACCGGACCGTTCTCGTGGGCCGTCACCTCCGGAAACGGGGCGTCGAAGTACTGCACATCCTGGCGGACGGATCCATCGAACCGCAACAGGAGACAGAGCGGCGCATGCTGGAGAGACTGGGGATTCCGGAAACGGACATGTTCCGGAGCAGGGAGGAAATCCTGGAAGACGCTTATGCCCGCCGGGGCCGGCAGATCGCCTACGAGAAAGTGACGGACGGAGCTGCGGGCGGAAATTCCTGA
- a CDS encoding VacJ family lipoprotein has product MTFLLSRTCPFFVVALYLVLFLSGCAVTRTSALPPEEPARHTVAEFSDDERIADIADPWEGFNRSMYNFNYRFDKYFFLPVVRGYEFVVPTFARKGISNFFGNIGEFRTLYNSAFQLKGKKFLITFGRFLANSTIGIGGLLDPATPMGLAKQNEGFGQTLGHWNVDSGPYLVLPVLGPNNLRSAGGSAVDAGIRYALISVIDPLKGVDHGEIVLAGTSALEAVDARHRVPFRYYESGFPFEYDFIRFLYSKWDEMLLMK; this is encoded by the coding sequence ATGACGTTTCTCCTTTCTCGCACATGCCCGTTTTTCGTCGTCGCCCTGTACCTGGTCCTGTTCCTTTCCGGGTGCGCCGTGACAAGGACCTCGGCGCTGCCTCCCGAGGAGCCTGCCAGGCACACGGTCGCCGAATTCAGTGACGACGAGCGGATCGCCGACATTGCGGATCCCTGGGAGGGCTTCAACCGCAGCATGTACAACTTCAATTACCGGTTCGATAAATACTTCTTTCTCCCCGTCGTGCGGGGTTACGAGTTTGTCGTCCCCACCTTCGCCCGGAAAGGGATTTCCAACTTTTTCGGCAACATCGGAGAGTTCCGCACGCTCTACAACAGCGCCTTCCAGCTGAAAGGGAAGAAGTTCCTGATCACGTTCGGCCGCTTCCTGGCCAACAGCACCATCGGCATCGGCGGCCTGCTCGACCCGGCCACACCGATGGGCCTGGCGAAGCAAAACGAGGGTTTCGGACAGACCCTGGGCCACTGGAACGTCGATTCCGGTCCCTACCTGGTCCTGCCGGTGCTGGGTCCCAACAACCTGCGCAGCGCCGGCGGATCCGCGGTGGACGCCGGCATCCGCTATGCGCTGATCAGCGTGATCGACCCCCTCAAGGGCGTCGATCACGGAGAAATCGTTCTCGCCGGCACATCCGCGCTGGAGGCCGTCGACGCGCGGCATCGGGTACCGTTCCGGTATTATGAGAGCGGCTTCCCGTTCGAGTACGATTTTATCCGTTTTCTCTACAGCAAGTGGGACGAGATGCTTCTCATGAAATGA
- a CDS encoding alpha/beta hydrolase: MKRLLALLILWLLLLPAAVPAADDYGYPIPGAYEATILGTPGPLKAPRPERMSVRQLFLEINPALRKPDVFFYDEGLRCTLAYQDRKAPLVFLIAGTGADDQSQKALAMMAALYKAGYHVITLPSPTHPNFIINASRSHVPGDLTEDAEDLHRAMELAWDRVKADVEVSEFHLCGYSLGGTHAAFVARLDEERKVFNFRKVLLVNPAVNLFNSVNRIEGLLERIPGGSRKIGVYFNRMLAKVIDFYRRGDYVDIDDNFLYAVYKAHLFSRDESGGLIGLSFRISLAGMVFSSDVMTNSGYVVPKNRVLGATDPLGDYFRVSVHLSFLTYFDEYFYPYIRKKRPGLDRAAYIASLGLRSIEGYLKASPKFGAMTNEDDFILTKEEVDYLRGLFGERARIYPRGGHMGNLEYRDNMADFIGFFKQE; encoded by the coding sequence ATGAAGCGCCTGCTCGCCCTCCTTATTCTCTGGCTTTTGCTGCTGCCTGCTGCAGTCCCGGCGGCGGACGATTACGGCTATCCGATCCCCGGCGCCTACGAGGCCACGATCCTGGGGACTCCCGGTCCCCTCAAGGCCCCGCGTCCGGAGCGAATGTCCGTGCGCCAGCTCTTCTTAGAAATCAACCCCGCTCTCCGGAAGCCCGATGTTTTCTTTTACGATGAAGGGCTCCGCTGCACGCTGGCCTACCAGGACAGGAAGGCGCCCCTGGTTTTCCTGATCGCCGGGACCGGCGCCGACGACCAGTCGCAGAAGGCGTTGGCGATGATGGCGGCGCTCTACAAAGCAGGCTATCATGTCATTACGCTGCCGTCTCCGACCCACCCGAACTTTATCATCAATGCCTCTCGAAGCCACGTCCCCGGCGATCTGACGGAAGACGCGGAGGATCTCCACCGGGCAATGGAACTCGCCTGGGACAGGGTGAAGGCGGACGTCGAGGTGTCCGAATTCCACCTCTGCGGATACAGCCTGGGCGGGACCCATGCCGCTTTCGTGGCCCGGCTGGACGAAGAGAGGAAGGTTTTCAACTTTCGCAAGGTCCTTCTGGTCAATCCGGCGGTGAACCTCTTCAACTCCGTAAACCGCATCGAGGGACTGCTGGAGAGAATACCCGGAGGATCACGGAAGATCGGAGTCTATTTCAACCGGATGCTCGCCAAAGTCATCGATTTCTACCGCAGGGGCGATTACGTCGACATCGACGACAATTTCCTCTACGCGGTCTACAAGGCCCATCTTTTCTCCCGCGATGAAAGCGGAGGCCTGATCGGTCTTTCCTTCCGGATCTCCCTGGCCGGAATGGTCTTTTCCTCGGACGTCATGACCAACAGCGGCTACGTCGTGCCGAAAAACCGGGTCCTCGGTGCCACCGACCCGCTTGGCGACTATTTCCGGGTGTCCGTCCATCTGAGTTTCCTCACCTATTTCGATGAATACTTCTATCCCTATATCCGGAAGAAGCGGCCGGGTCTTGACCGGGCCGCGTACATCGCTTCCCTTGGCCTCAGGAGCATCGAAGGGTACCTGAAAGCGTCCCCCAAGTTCGGGGCGATGACGAACGAAGACGACTTCATCCTGACGAAGGAGGAGGTCGACTACCTCCGCGGGCTGTTCGGCGAGCGGGCCAGGATCTATCCCCGAGGGGGCCACATGGGCAACCTGGAATACCGGGACAACATGGCCGACTTCATCGGCTTCTTCAAACAGGAATGA